Part of the Acidobacteriota bacterium genome, TCTCTCACAGAGGCACAGAGTCTTATTAGTGCAGATTAGTGCAGATTAGTGGTTTAATAAGGCCGTCCGGCTGGAGGGTTTCAGGCTGGAGGTCCGGAAGAAGACGTCCACGGACCCAACAGTCTGTTTTCCCAGGAGCACGTCCGCAGCATTCTGAATTCTGAATTCTGACTTCTGTCTCCTTCCCCACGTTTTTTTTCTTCCCCCCTCAAAATACTTGTTGCATTTCGGATGAAAGCGAGTAATGTATTGCACCGTGCAGGTGGTCGTCGTCCATCCTCAGGCGACCGGGGTTTGGAGCTTGTGTGGTTCGCGTCGGGCCGATGGTTCCGTTTCCGAGCTGCGCTTCCGAAGGTGCACAAATTTAGCTTTGAGGATGGGAAAAGGAGTCATCAATGGCAAAACGGATTTACGTGGGCGGTCTCTCCTACAGCACGACCTCGGAAGGTCTTCGGGCTGCGTTCGAAGCCATCGGCCAGGTCTCTTCCGCCAGCGTTATCACCGACCGGGAGACCGGGCGGAGCCGTGGGTTCGGGTTCGTCGAGATGGACGACGACAATGCCGCGGACCAGGCGATCCAGAAAATGAACGGCACCGTTCTTGACGGCCGGACCCTGACCGTCAACGAAGCCCGGGAACGCGCCCCTCGGCCGGGCGCCCCCCGCCGCGGCGGCTTCAACCGCAACTAGCAAGGTTTCGTTCGAGATGCCCCGGCGGCGCCCCCAAGGCGCCGCCGTTTTATTTTAGGGGAGGCATGCACGCCATGAATCCAGCGGCGGCGGACAGTCCCGATCCGGTTCGGAGCCCTCACCGGTTTCCCCTGTCGCCAGGGGTTTTCATCCTCCTCGCCCTCCTCCCCTTCCCCGCCCACGCCGCCGCCGCGGGCCCCGTCGGCTACTACCGCTCCCCGGCCCTCCACGGCGACGATCTCTACTTCCAGGCCGAGGGAGACCTCTGGCGCGTCGGTCTCCAGGGCGGCCCGGCCTCCCGCCTGACCTCCCACCCCGGCACCGAGGACTCCCCCGCCGTCTCCCCCGACGGCCTCACCCTGGCATACACCGCCGCCTACGACGGCAACCCCGAAATCTACACCCTCCCCGTCACCGGCGGCACCCCCACCCGTCGCACCTGGCTGGGCGCCCGCCGCATCGCCGTCGCCGGCTGGACCCCCGACGGCCGTATACTCGCCGCCACCGACGCCTATTCCACGCTCCCGCAGGTTCAGCTCTTCACCCTCGACCTCTCCCGGCCCGTCACCGCCGCCGACCGTCTCCCCCTGGCGCAGGCCGCCGACGGGTGTTTCGACGACACCGGGTGCACGCTCTTCTTCACCCGCCTCCCCTTCCAGGGAAGCCACACCAAGCGCTACAAGGGGGGGACGGCGCAGAAGCTCTGGCGCTTCACCGCGGGGGACGCCGAAGCGACCCCCCTGACCGCCGATTTCCCCGGGACGAGCCGGGACCCCATGTGGTGGAAGGGCCGCGTCTATTTCGTCTCCGACCGGGACGGGACCCTCAACCTCTGGTCCATGCTCCCCGACGGGAAGGACCTGCGCCAGCACACCCGCCACCGGGGGTGGGACGTCCTCGGCCCCTCGCTCTCGGAGGGGCGCGTCGCCTACCAGCTCGGCGCGGACCTCCACGTCTTCGACCTCGCCGACGGGACCGACCGGGCCGTTCCCGTCACCCTCGCCTCCGACCTCGAGCAGACCCGCGAGCGGTGGGTCGCCAAGCCCATGGAATACCTCTCCGCCGTCCACCTGTCCCCCGACGGCGACCGGGTCGTTCTGACGGCCCGCGGCGTGGTCTTCACCGCCCCCGCCCGCCAGGGCCGCCTCGCCCAGGTGACGCACAAGCCGGGGGTGCGGTTCCGCAACGCCCGCTTCATGCCTGACGGGAAGAACATCCTGGCGCTCTCCGACGCGTCCGGGGAGACCGAGTTCTGGCTCCTCCCCGCCGACGGCTCGGGGCCCGGCGCCCCCCTCACCACGGGGGCCGACATCCTCCGCTGGGACGGCCTCCCCTCCCCGGACGGCCAGCGCGTCGCCCACACCGACAAGAACCAGCGCCTCTGGGTCACCGACACCGCGGCAAAAACCTCGCAGCTCGTCGATACAACCCCCGCCGGCAGGATCGAGGACCTCGCCTGGTCCCCCGACAGCCAGTGGCTGGCCTATGCCGCCCCCACGGCGAACGCCTTCCGGGAAATCCGCCTGTGGAACGCCGCCGACGGCTCGAAAACCGCCGTCACCTCCGACCGCTACGACAACTTCTCCCCCGCCTGGAGCCCGGACGGCAAGTGGCTGTACTTCCTCTCGGACCGGAACCTCTCCACGGCGGTCCGCGCCCCGTGGGGCCACTACGCCCCCCAGCCCTTCCTGGACAAGCCGACGAAGGTCTACGCCCTCGCCCTGACGGAAGGTCTGCGCTCCCCCTTCGCCCCCCGGGACGAGCTGCAGTCCCGCCCGGTCCCGGTTCGCGAGGAGCCCAAGCCCCCGGCCGTCGATGGGTCCTCGACCGGAACGGCCCCCGACGCCGCCAAGCCCGCCGCGGGCGGCAAGACCCCTCCGCCGGCCGTCCGGATCGACCGGAAGGGGATCCGGGACCGGCTCATGGACGTCCCCGTCCCCCCGGGGCGTTACCAGGACCTGGCCGTCAACGACAAGGCCCTTTTCTGGTTGTCGACCCCCGCCGGCGGTGGAAGCGGCACGGTCCAGTCGCTCAACGTCGCCTCCGAGGGCGCCGAGGTCAAGACCGTCTGCGGCGAGGTCCGGCACGTCGAACTCTCCGGGGACGGCAAGAAACTCCTGCTCCGCAAGCAGGACGCCCTCCACGTCGTCGACGCCGCCCACGGCCCGGCGACCCTGGACAAGCGGGACGTCCCCCTCTCCGGCTGGACGCTGGCCCTGGACCCGCGGCAGGAGTGGCGCCAGATGCTCACCGAGGCCTGGCGCCTGGAGCGGGACTACTTCTACGACCCGGGCATGCACGGGGTGGACTGGGCGGGGATGCTGAAGAAGTACCTCCCCCTGGTGGACCGCCTCACCTGCCGCGGCGAGCTTTCGGACCTCCTGGCCCGGATGGTTTCCGAGTTGTCCGCCCTGCACACCTACGTCTACGGCGGCGACACCCGCAAGGGGCCCGATCCCGCCGTCACGGCCTCTCTCGGGGCCGACCTGGAGCGGGACGAGGCCGGTGGCGGGTGGCGCGTGGCGCGGATCCGCCGCTTCGACCCCGACAACCCCGCCGGGCGACCCCCGCTGGCCCGCCCCGAGGTCGGCGTCTCCGAGGGGGACGTCATCGAGTCCATCAACGGCGTGCCGCTCCTCACGGTCCCCCACCCGGCGGCCCCGCTGCGCAACCAGGCCGGCAGGCAGGTCCTCCTCCGGGTCTTCCCCGCGGGGAGCAAGGCCGGCCGCGACGTGGTGGTGGTCCCCGTCACGGCGAAGGAAGACGCGGACTTGCGCTACGCCGAGTGGGAGCTGACGCGGCGGGAAGCCGTGGAGTCCCTGGGCGGCGGCCGGATCGGCTACGTCCACCTGCGCGCCATGGGCGGCGCCGACTACGCCCAGTGGGCCCGGGACTTCTTCCCCGTCGTCGACCGGGAGGGCCTGATCATCGACGTCCGGCACAACGAGGGGGGCAACATCGACAGCTGGATCCTCGGCCAGCTCCTGCGCAAGGCCTGGTCGTTCTGGAGCCGGCGGGTGGGGCCGCCCTCGGAACGGAATATGCAGTACGCCTTCCGGGGGCACGCCGTGGTCCTGTGCGACGAGTTCACCGCCTCGGACGGGGAGGCCTTCGCCGAGGGCTTCCGCCGGCTCGGGATCGGCGCCGTCATCGGCACCCGGACGTGGGGCGGCGAAATCTGGCTTTCGTCCAGCAATTTCCTGGTGGACGGCGGCATCGCCACCGCCGCCGAGAACGGGGTCTTCGGGCCCGAGGGGCAGTGGCTGATCGAGGGACACGGCGTGGAACCCGACCTCGTGGTGGACAACCTGCCCCACGCCACGTTCGGGGGAAGGGACGCCCAGCTCGAGGCCGCGGTGGCCCACCTGCAGAAGCTGATCCGGGAGAAGCCGGTGCCCGCGGTGACGGCGCCGCGCTACCCGGACAAGTCCGCCCCGGACAATGCCCCCCCGAAGTCCTGAGGCGGCGGCGTTAGATTCCCGCCCGGTAATCCCGTAACTGTTCAAGTGCAGTTCAACAGGGATCGGCAAGGGAAGGGTCACTGGCGTTTGAGTGATCATGGGGGTCATGCCTCACCGAGTCCGGTCGTGGATCGTCCGGGGCTGGATCGGAAGCTCGCGGCGCCCAGCCGGGGTCGGGGCTTCCCGGGCCCTGACCCTCCCCGAAGGGGAGGGGGCGTCCCAGCCGGGGGCAAGGCGCGGGCGCCGGCCGCGAACGTGCGGGTTGCCGCATGTCCCGGGCGCCCGCGTCGCCGCCCCCGGAACGCGGCGGAAGGCCCTCAAAACGCACCCTGAAAGGGTGCGGGGAAAACGAATCCTTCCCCGCCCGCGGCCCGACACGAAACGTTCGTGCCGACCTGTCCCCGCGTATTCCGTGCCACCGATGATCCCGCGCCCATCTTCCGCCTCCATTTTCTTTGCGTTCTCTGCGCCTTGGCGAGATCATCATCCGGGCAGGCTCCCGCCAAGGCGCCGATCCGTGGGGGTTGCGCGATCATAGCGGCGCCCTGAAGTTGATTGGACCGATGGAGCGTGCGGCGCGCAGGCCGCCGGAGCGCCGCTGCCGCGTCAGCGCCTGCGGCACCATCAAGCCGATGAAGCGGGAGTTCGAAGTCCCCGGGTGTCTCCCCCTCGTCCGCACCACCGTCCACTCCCTCCCCTGGGACCTCTCCCGCGTGTTCACAGCCTTCTTCCCCCTCCTGTCCCGCCTCCGTAGCGACCCCGACGCCGCCTGGTCCCTCCGGCGCTTCCTCAACGCCTTCTCCGACTCCCTCTGGGAGATGCACCCGGACCACTTTCGGAATTACAGGGTGGGAATCAACAGATTCGGCGCTTGCCTTCGGCGTCGTCGGAGTAGTGGGACGTCTTCTGCTCCGCCAAAATGTTCCTGAACGCATTCACCGTCCCTCCCCGCGTCCATCGCGCCGTCCCTGCGTCCCGATCTCCGCCAGGAGATCCATGTGTGCAACAACGCCGCCCCTGAGGGGAGTTCGCCTTCGACCGCGGCCCGAACCCCGCCAGGGGTTCAATTTGTGCAGGAATCCCGCGTTTTTTCGGACTCTCGCCCCGGGCGCGGAGAGGCACAGGATCGCCGCCAGCGCGGCGAGCGCGAGGGGTCGCATGGTTATCCCCTCCTTCGTGATGGTGCGCCGGGGAGGGGGGGAGCAAAGGTGGGGAGGGGGTGCGGTTGCGCGGGGGAGAGGTGGGTATGTGGTCCGCGTCGGGACGACGCGTAGGAACTTCGGGGTTCGCACGCGCCGTCCCGGCGCGGGGGAGGGACTTGGGGGGAGCTGGTGGTCCGCGTCGGGACGACGCGTACGAACTTTGGGGCCGCGTCGGGACGGCGCGCGGGGCGACGTTTGTCAGAATAATGGCCGCCTTCTCATTTCAGGGCGAGGACGGCGAAACCGTTGGCTTCGAAGAGGATGCGGCACTCCCCCAGAAAGAAGGCGAGGGCGAGGTCGCGGCGGGAGGGGTTGTCGATGTACAGGCCGGGGTCGAGGATGCCGCCGACCCGGGTGAGGAGGTGGGTCACCCCGAGGGCCCGGAAGCGCCGGGTGACGTCCGCCGGCGTTTTCGACCGGGCGAGCCACTGGTGGAAGGTGTAGTCCTCGGTCACGTAATCCGCCCGGTAAGGGGCATCCAGGTAGAAGTTCTTGTTTCCGGTGAACAGGACCCAGACCCTGGCCGGCGGGGGAGTCAGCCCGTTGAGGAACTCCTGGCACCGGTACTCGGGCAGCGTGCGGCGCAGGTAGTCGCGGGTCGTCTGGCGCCCCAGCAGGTAGTCCAGGGAGAAGTACGCCACGGTCTTGCACTCCGAGCGGGGTGAACGCAGCTCGGGGACGATCACCGCCGCGCTGAAGGTCAGCGAGACGACGGCCAGCACGGACAGGACCGCGCGGTTGACCGCCTTCCGCGCCGCGTAACGGCCGGTCCCGGCCAGGAGCAGCAGGATCAGCGGCACGACGGGGAAGAGGAAGCGCATCTGCCGGAGGAAGACCCCCCAGACGAGGGCGTAGAGGAGCGCGGTCAGGGCGAGGAACAGGTTGGCCCGCCCCAGCCGCCGGCGGAACAGCCAGAGGACGGGGAGAAAGAGTAGGAAGGGCCCCAGGACGCCGTCGAAGATCCGGTCCTCGTTGAGAACGGGCGAGACGGACGCCACGAGGTAATTGAGGGGGTAGAGGAGGCGTTCGCCCAGGAAGCTCCCGTAGTTGGCCAGGAAGTGGCGCCAGACTTCCTGCTGCTCGGGCGTCCACCACGGCGAACCGGATCCGAGCGCCCCCGCGAGGAAGGGGAAGACCGGGCTGCCCGTCCAGAGGAGGTTCCGCACGAGGTAGGGCCCGGCAAAGAGGCCGCAGCCGCCCAGGAAGAACACCCCGTCCGTCCACCGGAGGGGGAGGCGACCCTTTCGGACCCGCCACGCCGCCGCACCCCCGACCGCCAGGACCGCCAGGCAGAAGAGCCCCGTGTACTTGACCGCCGGCAGGAAAGCCCCCGCCGCCAGGCCCAGGAGCAGGTGGTCCCTCCGGCAGGTCTTGAAGAAGAGGTACAGCCCGGAAGCGGCCAGTGTCACGTAGAACATCAGGGTGATGTCGATGTAGGGCACCGCGGCGTTCAGCCAGACGGAGGGGAGGAAAACCGCCGCCGCCAGCGGCAAGGCGAGGGGGGTCCGCGGGCGCGGCGAGAGCGCCCCCGACGACGCCGCGGTCTCCCCCAGGGCGAGGAGGGTCAGCAGCAGGAAGCCCGCGTGGACGACCTGGGTCGAGAAGGGCGGGAAGAACTTCAGGCACAGGAGGAACAGCATCTCCGTGCCGGTGGGGAAGTAGGCGTAGTTGTTCCCCGCCAGTTCCACCATGCCGCCCTGGAGCAGGTACTGGCGGGGAACCTCGAGGTGGTAGACCAGGGCGTCCCAGGCCACGGGGGGCAGGGAGAGGAAGGGGAGGAACGAGGCGGCCGCCGCCAGGGCGACCGCGGCGTAGGGCCCCAGCCCGGCCAGGGGGTTCGGCGCCCGGCCGAAGAGAATCAGGGCCAGGCGTCCCGTCCCCGCGGCCAGCACGGCCGCCGTCAGGACATGCAGCACGGGGGTCTTCAGCGCCCCGAGCATGGCGGCGAAACAGACGACCGTGGAGA contains:
- a CDS encoding RNA-binding protein; the protein is MAKRIYVGGLSYSTTSEGLRAAFEAIGQVSSASVITDRETGRSRGFGFVEMDDDNAADQAIQKMNGTVLDGRTLTVNEARERAPRPGAPRRGGFNRN
- a CDS encoding PD40 domain-containing protein, which translates into the protein MNPAAADSPDPVRSPHRFPLSPGVFILLALLPFPAHAAAAGPVGYYRSPALHGDDLYFQAEGDLWRVGLQGGPASRLTSHPGTEDSPAVSPDGLTLAYTAAYDGNPEIYTLPVTGGTPTRRTWLGARRIAVAGWTPDGRILAATDAYSTLPQVQLFTLDLSRPVTAADRLPLAQAADGCFDDTGCTLFFTRLPFQGSHTKRYKGGTAQKLWRFTAGDAEATPLTADFPGTSRDPMWWKGRVYFVSDRDGTLNLWSMLPDGKDLRQHTRHRGWDVLGPSLSEGRVAYQLGADLHVFDLADGTDRAVPVTLASDLEQTRERWVAKPMEYLSAVHLSPDGDRVVLTARGVVFTAPARQGRLAQVTHKPGVRFRNARFMPDGKNILALSDASGETEFWLLPADGSGPGAPLTTGADILRWDGLPSPDGQRVAHTDKNQRLWVTDTAAKTSQLVDTTPAGRIEDLAWSPDSQWLAYAAPTANAFREIRLWNAADGSKTAVTSDRYDNFSPAWSPDGKWLYFLSDRNLSTAVRAPWGHYAPQPFLDKPTKVYALALTEGLRSPFAPRDELQSRPVPVREEPKPPAVDGSSTGTAPDAAKPAAGGKTPPPAVRIDRKGIRDRLMDVPVPPGRYQDLAVNDKALFWLSTPAGGGSGTVQSLNVASEGAEVKTVCGEVRHVELSGDGKKLLLRKQDALHVVDAAHGPATLDKRDVPLSGWTLALDPRQEWRQMLTEAWRLERDYFYDPGMHGVDWAGMLKKYLPLVDRLTCRGELSDLLARMVSELSALHTYVYGGDTRKGPDPAVTASLGADLERDEAGGGWRVARIRRFDPDNPAGRPPLARPEVGVSEGDVIESINGVPLLTVPHPAAPLRNQAGRQVLLRVFPAGSKAGRDVVVVPVTAKEDADLRYAEWELTRREAVESLGGGRIGYVHLRAMGGADYAQWARDFFPVVDREGLIIDVRHNEGGNIDSWILGQLLRKAWSFWSRRVGPPSERNMQYAFRGHAVVLCDEFTASDGEAFAEGFRRLGIGAVIGTRTWGGEIWLSSSNFLVDGGIATAAENGVFGPEGQWLIEGHGVEPDLVVDNLPHATFGGRDAQLEAAVAHLQKLIREKPVPAVTAPRYPDKSAPDNAPPKS